The Chondrinema litorale genome includes the window TGGTCTTGGGCGTATCAAACCGGTCAATATCCACCCATTTTTCTGCCCCTTTGGCAATTAAATGAGTAACCCATTCATGATAATATTTTTCAATAATCGAAGCATTCTGAATGCCAAAACAGTCGCAAGTTCTTAATACTGCACCCGCATTTCTTTCATAATTAATATCTTCAATCACCACCCTTATTAAATTGGTTCTTTGTTGAATAACCTCATTAATACGTCTTGCCCTTTTTTCACCAATATGCTTTTTAAGCTTTTCAATTATGATGTCCTTTCTATTCATGCTTGCCAAATTTCAAAATTGATGTGCAAAAGTATAAAATTGCTAAACAAATTGAAGTACTGTATTTAATCATCATCAATTTCAGAATAGACATTTATTAGTTGCTAAATTATAGTTATATTTATTAAGAATATTCTCCTCATCGTAATACCATCCTATAAGAATAAAAATCAATTTTTTACTGAAACTAATGGAATCATCAACTACTACAGCTACATCATGGCATACATTGAGAAAGATTACTTTCCGATTTTTCTTTGTATTATTTGGTCTGTTTATTTTTCCCTTTCCTGTTAATGTATTTGATTTTGTACCAGGCATTTCTTTTCTAATAGATTCTTATGATGCTTTTTGGGTATGGTTGACCAATTTAACCGGAACCTATTTGTTGGGTTTAGATCAAACACTAGAGTTAACATTTACAGGCAGTGGAGATAAATTATTTGATTGGGTAATGTATTTAACAATCTTAATTATATCGATCATAAGCACCATTATCTGGTCAATAGCAGATCGAAAAAGAAAAAGTTACCATATGCTCAATGGTTGGTTCATGCTGCTTCTTAGCTATTACTTAGTTTTTTTTATGATGGTTTACGGTCTCATTAAAGTATTCTATCTACAATTTATGCCACCAAATCTCGAACAGCTTTATCAAACATTGGGACAAATTTCACCCATGCGTTTACTCTGGACATTTATGGGGTTTTCTGGGTCTTACACTATTTTTTCTGGTGTTTGTGAGACTGTAGCGGGTGTATTTTTAATGTTTAGAAGAACTAGAACACTTGGAGGGCTTTTAGTTTTTGGAGTAATGCTCAATGTGTTTATGCTTAACATGAGCTACGATGTACCAGTAAAACTATTTTCTTTTCAGCTGATGATTATGGGTTTGTATATCTTAATGCAAGATTATAATAGAATTATAGATTTCTTTATTCTGAATAAAACGGCTGCTCCTTCGTCACAAACTACAGTGGTACAGACCAAGCGAGGTAGACTAATTTTAGTAATAACTCAATTAATTTTAGTAGGAGTAATTGTGCTTATGCAAGTGCAGGGAAATATGAATAGAATGAAGCAATACGGCATTTATAGAGAGAAATCTCCTTTATACGGTGTATATGATGTACAAACTTTCGTGATTAATAATGATACGATTTCTACCAATTATACAGACAGCATCGGCTGGAAAAGATTGTTGATCGATTATCCCAATTTTCTATCGGTAGTAAAGATGAATGATAAAGTAAAGCGCTATAACACAGAGCTAGATACTTTAAAAAAGCAATATACTTTTAGTTCTAGGCAAGATACTGTAAACAAATATCTGGTAAACTATAAAAGAGTAGACGATGAGCTCTTTTTGGATGGAGTAATAGAAGGAGATACTTTATATGTTGTATTACAAAGTTACGATCTGGAAAATTTTGGTTTGCTTAATCGGGGTTTTAATTGGGTAAATGAGGTGCCTTATAACAGATATAATAATTAAAAAAAAGCTGCAAAAGCAGCTTTTTTAAAGTAGTTGAATTAGTCTAAACATTATAATCAATTAATAATTTATTTCATTTATAATGTCAAAGCTTCCATTGTAAGCCCCGTTTAATGCGCTATTGTCTGCTAGTTCCAAGTCATACATAATGGTATAATTTGGTGAAGTTCCTGATACTTTAATTGTTCCTCCTGTTACCTCTACTATCTCACTATCGTCGCTTAAAATTCCATCTCCATTTGAATCGCGTAGTATGTAAGCTCTAGAAAAGTAATGTTCAACATCAGATAGATCGTCCACGGCTGCATCAATATAAGATTTATACTCAAATGTTCCTGTGGTAAAACTGTTTGTGCTTGCCGAAAATAGTTCTGAGTAAATATAGAATGTAGTGCTTGAGTTAAACTCGTTATCTTCTGTTAGGCTACCATCTGTTAAATAAAAATCATAATTATAAAATTTTGAATCTTCATCGTAACCATAGTTTATAATAAAACTATAGCTTATCGGGTATTCTGATAAATCTACAGTTACGGTATTATCTATAATGTTTTCGACACTTTCGCTGTCATTATCTTCATCATTATCACAAGATGTAAGAAATAGTAATCCAGCGAAAATAGCAATGAGTGAAAACTTGAAGTTGCGGGTTATTAGATAATTTTCCAAAGCGTTGGTATTTAGTGTTGTTTATAAAAGACTGTTATTTGGCTAAATAACGAGGTTTTTTAGTAGACTTACAGGTAATCTCAGGCTTATGGATGAAGTGTAATAAAATGCCTAATAATAGATATTAACTGTGTAGTATAGGAAAGCCAAACTATTGATAAATAGTAGCTTATATTTGGTAACATAATGGACAACTTTTTAAACAAATGGCAAAGTCGAATGCTTTTTAACCATTAACTCATATCTAATTAAATAAAATGAATTATTTAGTAAAAAAGGTACTTGAGTTTAAATAAGAAAAAATATAGAAATAGGGTAGCGCGCTAATTTCAAACTACATATACTAGCAATATTTCGTGATTTTTTTTCAAAAAAAACCAATTATAGAGTGTATTATCAAATTTTTGAAAAGATCAAAAAAGTAAAATATCTTACTATTTATATTCTACTATAAATTTGTAATTGTTGGAGGTATAAAAGAATAAAGGGAGTACAAAAAGTATCCCTTTATCTACGATTGGAATCAAACTATTAATGGAATTGTATTAAGATTATCAGTAATTCAAGGTTCAATTGCCAGTAGTGCTACTTCTCTTTTGTTCATCCAAGTTTCTATCTCTTCTACAGAAGGGTTTTTCTTTTCAATCCATTTTTTGCAGGCTTCGAATTCTTGAGCAAGTACTGTTTCTGGTACATTTTCAAGACTTCTGTAAGGATCATTCCAACGTGGGCCAGCTAGCCATATAGCAGCGAACATAATATCTGCTTTATTTTCTGTTGTACCGCTAGCAATACAGGCTTCATAAAACATTCTATGCACAGACTCCCAAGGTTTCTTACGATATTGATCTGGACACCTTTCTTTATTTTCTGTTTGGCAGTACGCATCATGTATAATGGCAGCTTTTAAAAATTCTTCGGAGAATCTTCCATCGGTCATCCATAAAGCCAAACGAGGAACTGATGCACCATCAGTAAAAGTCCCTTTAGGAGCAGACCATTTTTCACCTGCTGAGTCGATAAAGACTAACTCTTCATCAATTAATTCTTTGAATTCGCTTCCTTTAACCTCCTTTAGAGTTATTTCGTTAGGAAAAAACTTAGTGTTGGCTTCAATAGATTCCTGAGTTTCTTTTTGCTTATTACTGGTTGTAATAAAGAAAATAAAACCCAAAATAGCGACAGGTAAAACCATATTTTTTATTCTTGTCGGAAATAAAGGAGGAACATCATTACTGTAATCCAAATATTTTCTACCAAAAGTGTCAACAAGTTCTTCTTCCTCAAAAATGATTTCTATATAAATATATATTGTCACTCCCACAGCTAAAATCAATCTGTCGACTGTCATCACCGGTGTTGCCCAATGAAAAATGATAGTAAACAAATAAATAGGATGCCTTACTAACTGGTATAGCAATGGAACCCTGAAAATAGCCCTGTCACTTTTTACTTTTCGGAATTGTAACCAAGCTTGTTTTAGTCCAAAAATATGAAAATGATCTATTTGAAATGACGATATAATGAGCATGAGCCATGAGATAAAAAACAATAATTTCATTACGGTTCCTGCTATTGTTCCTCGTAAGTCAAAAAATTTAATAGGTAGAGGCTGCCAGTCTGAAATAAGTACGATTAGTAATATTGAAGAAAAGAATATATATGTACTCTGTACCGCACTTTTAGGTAAAAACCATTTAATTTTTTTCTTAAATGAATTTCTGCCCATAAGGCTATGTTGCAAGCCAAATAAAAAGATGATCGACGCATTTACCAACACTGCACTACTTAAACTAAAGTATCTAGTTTGTTCTATAAAAGGCAGTAAATTAGGGTCGTACAAAAAGATGGCATAACAAGTTATAGCTGTGATGCCAGCCACATAACATAAAACAGCATAAACAAGAATTAGATAGTTTTTCATTTTAAATTAATTAAATCAAATCTTTAAAAAAAAGCTTGAGCTCAAAATTGGATGGATTTACTGTCAGATTCAAAAAAAGCAGGTGTACACAGTGTCTACTAGTTGAATTTTATAGGTATACAAAAGGTGAGCTTAATAGGGGAAAATACTTTTCAGGAACTTATAAGGCATTTTTTCCCTGAAACTGAATTTTTTCTTTGATAAGTTTTGTCCAAAGTTGGTATCCTTTTGTGTTGAGATGGATTCCATCAAACCATAGATAATTATCAATTAATTTACCTTGCTTATTTATAAAGTAATTACTTGTTTCAATAAAGTGGATAAAAGCATATTTCTGAGCATAAGTTTGTATCAATTGATTTGCCTTTTTGGCTTGTGGCCATATTTCCCATCGGCTATTGGTAGGGGTAATGGGTAAATAATAGATTTCGGTTTTGGGTAATTCACGATGTATTTTATCTATCAGTTTCACAAAGTCAGCCAATATTTGTTCTGGTGTTTTATCATTTGGTCTACCAGATAGATCGTTAGTACCGGCAAATAAAACAATCTTTTTTGGTTGATATGGAAAGATAATTCTATCAGCAAAATGTATCACATCATTCAGTTTTGCACCACCGAAACCTCTTTTAATTACAGGAATTGGTGCCATATCTTCTTTTAATGTATTCCAAAATCTGATGCTTGAACTACCTACAAATAAAACCGCATCTTTAGGGTAATTGGTGCTTTTATCCTCTACTTCAAATTGTCTAATTGCATCTTCCCAAACATTAGGATTGTCGCTTTCCAGTTTCTCAAATTCATTATTAATTAAATAGGCCATCCACCCGGAACCTATTAATAGTATTCCAATTATGGATAATACAATTTTCTTCCACATGATTATTATTGATTTAGGCTTTTAAAAAGGGAGTGTGTACTTTGTTTTTAAATATGAAAAAAGACACTGACTATTATTGGTTTTAATTTTTGTCTGTGTCTTTAATAAAAATTATCAGGAAAAAGCTATTAGTTTATTTTGATGCCATAAGTACAATTGAAACCGATTGTCCCATTGGCAAATTCAGTCATATCCAGTGTCGCATTCAGTGTTGAGCCACCTAGCTCACCATTAAACTTTCCTGTACCACCAATTACATTAGATTCAGTTTTAGGTGCATCAATTACTGCTTGCAGAGTTGTATTATCGATGGGTGTCATATCGATAAAGTTGTGCATAACCAGTGTGCTGTTATCCTCATCAAAAGTGAAAATGGTATAGTTTTCACCTTGCATGCTGCCATCTTCAAAAGTCTCTGCAAACACATTAATATCAGTTACGCTGCCTATGAGTGTACCAGTTTCTTTATTGAATAAGTCCATAGTAAAAGCATTACCACTTACTTCAATATCCACTCCTTCTATTACAGTTTGAATAGGTATACCTGTAGCTACACCTATTGCTTGTAATGTGAATTGTTTAGGCTTTTCTGGTGAAAGGTTATCATCTTCATTATCATCGCAACTAACGAGACTAGTTGTAAATAAAAAGAATAGGATATACATCAAAAATGAGTGTTTCATTTTGCTAAGTTTTAATTGAAAAATTAATTTGACAGATTTTAAAAAGGGTATTTATTTACTGCTGAAGTAGTAATTGTTGAAAAGGTCGTGTTCGAAATTTTGAACTTGGGTATTGCTAAAACCAGCTTCAGTTAGCATTTCCAAAGCCATTTCTTTTCCCCAAACAGTGCCTAAGCCCATACCTCCTTGAGCAAGAGAAACAGTCATACAATGTAGGGTAGAAGCGGTGTATAGAAATGGTGCAAATGGATTCTCAAAGTTATTTTCCAGTTGTGATGACGCATTAATATCCATCATTAAAAAAGTGCCATCATCATTCAACCAATTATTTACTAATTGCAAAACTTTATCTGGAAATGCCAAGTCATGAATTACATCAAAAGCTGTAATTAAATTATACTTTGCAGATGGTGTATATGCAAGTAAATCTTCTTGTTTGAAGGTGATGTTATTTAAACATCTGATTTTGGCTTTGTTTCGCGCAGACTTGATAGGAGCTTCACAAATATCTATACCGTAGAACTTACTTTTTGGAAATTGCTGAGCAAGAGCCAGTAAAGTTTGACCATCGCCACAACCGATATCTAAAACGCTTATCCCATTTTCTAAGCTATCAAATAGGTTTTGGTTCTCAGGCAGAATAATTTCTGTTAGATTTTTACCCACGTTGGCAGCACTTAAATCTCCCATTGCTTCGTGAAAACCATTGTATTCGCTATAAGGTACGCCACCTCCATTTTTGAAACAGTGAGTTACTTTTTCTTCAACTCCAGCCCACACAGTGATAAGCGAAGCTACTGAAGCCATATTCTTTTCGTTGGACTTTCTGGTTAGAAAAATAGCGTTTTCGGGTGGCAGATAATAGGTCTTATCTTTTGGGTTATATTCTACAATTCTACCACTTGCCATAGCACCCAACCATTCTCGTACATAGCGTTCGTTTAGACTGGCACATTCTGCAATCTCTATAGAAGTACTCCAATCTAAAGTATCCATTATATCGAAAAGTTTGGTTTGGTGACCAATAGAAATCATGGGAACCAAAGCACCATGATTTAACATGGTAATCATTTGTTGAGCGAATAATCCGGCTTGCTCCATATTTTCCGGAATTCTTGGGATACAAGATTGACACATAAGAACTAATTTTTAATTTGTTAATTAAGATGTGATACAAAATTGTAGTGAAAATGGAGAAGCGGGCTAGTCTAAAAAGCTCATAATATTTACTCTCTGGTTCAAATTATTTAACAACTCAGAATTATTTAATACTTACACCTTTGTTTAGAGGTAATAATGGTAAGTTAAGTACAAAAAGTAGCTTTATGTTTTCTTCAACTGATAGCTTTTCGGGAGGTTTATTAAATTGGATTTGCGCATACTTTTGATAGTTTAATTGAGTGTGGTGATAGTCTAAACACTTGTTGTCACTTGTGTATGCTGCAATTCCAAAAGCTGTAATTATAGTCGACCAACCATGATAATTGCTTGGCACTTTATTTTCAAAATACCTTGTTGCCATCAATGATCCTGATGCTTTAATTTCAAAGTTACTCTTTCTTATCAAAACATTTTAGCAGTTTTAATGCCTTTGCGAATAATGATTGCCCCCTCTGTTCGGGATATAATTTATCATAAGCTTTGTAGAAATTGGCAGATAATTCAGGGGCTTCATCAATTGGTTTAGCTATTTCTGCCATTTCTTGTTCAGTATAGAAATCTTTCCATTTGGTAGAAAGCCACCAATAAGTGCCTGCTAATGTGATTGCAAAAGCGAGCAATAAACCGAATAGCAATTATAAAATATACTGATGACTCTTTTTGAGAAGACTTTTTTCATATAGGAATTCAAACAATTTTTGTTAGATTTTTTATTGTCTAAAGCAAATAAAAAGGTATTCCCTAAAAGGAAATACCTTAGATTACAATACGAGTTTGAGGTATTGACTTTCTATGAAAGATTTTTTAGCTATTTAAATTCTACTCGCTTGTAGAAATTTTTATGCTTCGGAATGTGCTTTTCTCTGTATTTTAAAGGATTGCAGTGGTATGTGTTTTTAAAAACTCGGCTATAGTGGGAGGGGCTTTCAAAGCCTGCAATAAAAGAGATTTCATTAATATTTTTATCGGAATGTATCAGCAGCTTTTTACTTAATTGTAATCTACGACTTAGTAGCCATTTGGCTGGTGGTGCATTGTACAATTTGGTAAACTGTCTTTTAAAAGTAGAAAGACTCATGTTACACAGTTCAGCAAATTCTTCTAGTCTGAGATTACTGGCAAAGTTCTCTTCCATAATAAGTTTTAGCTGAGCTTCTCTGTTTTCTTCTAGTGTTGAGAGATAGCTTGCCAGTTGTTTGTATTCGCTTTGAGTGAAAATATTAAAG containing:
- a CDS encoding class I SAM-dependent methyltransferase: MCQSCIPRIPENMEQAGLFAQQMITMLNHGALVPMISIGHQTKLFDIMDTLDWSTSIEIAECASLNERYVREWLGAMASGRIVEYNPKDKTYYLPPENAIFLTRKSNEKNMASVASLITVWAGVEEKVTHCFKNGGGVPYSEYNGFHEAMGDLSAANVGKNLTEIILPENQNLFDSLENGISVLDIGCGDGQTLLALAQQFPKSKFYGIDICEAPIKSARNKAKIRCLNNITFKQEDLLAYTPSAKYNLITAFDVIHDLAFPDKVLQLVNNWLNDDGTFLMMDINASSQLENNFENPFAPFLYTASTLHCMTVSLAQGGMGLGTVWGKEMALEMLTEAGFSNTQVQNFEHDLFNNYYFSSK
- a CDS encoding GDSL-type esterase/lipase family protein, translated to MWKKIVLSIIGILLIGSGWMAYLINNEFEKLESDNPNVWEDAIRQFEVEDKSTNYPKDAVLFVGSSSIRFWNTLKEDMAPIPVIKRGFGGAKLNDVIHFADRIIFPYQPKKIVLFAGTNDLSGRPNDKTPEQILADFVKLIDKIHRELPKTEIYYLPITPTNSRWEIWPQAKKANQLIQTYAQKYAFIHFIETSNYFINKQGKLIDNYLWFDGIHLNTKGYQLWTKLIKEKIQFQGKNAL
- a CDS encoding DUF1353 domain-containing protein, with product MKNYLILVYAVLCYVAGITAITCYAIFLYDPNLLPFIEQTRYFSLSSAVLVNASIIFLFGLQHSLMGRNSFKKKIKWFLPKSAVQSTYIFFSSILLIVLISDWQPLPIKFFDLRGTIAGTVMKLLFFISWLMLIISSFQIDHFHIFGLKQAWLQFRKVKSDRAIFRVPLLYQLVRHPIYLFTIIFHWATPVMTVDRLILAVGVTIYIYIEIIFEEEELVDTFGRKYLDYSNDVPPLFPTRIKNMVLPVAILGFIFFITTSNKQKETQESIEANTKFFPNEITLKEVKGSEFKELIDEELVFIDSAGEKWSAPKGTFTDGASVPRLALWMTDGRFSEEFLKAAIIHDAYCQTENKERCPDQYRKKPWESVHRMFYEACIASGTTENKADIMFAAIWLAGPRWNDPYRSLENVPETVLAQEFEACKKWIEKKNPSVEEIETWMNKREVALLAIEP